The sequence below is a genomic window from Candidatus Eremiobacterota bacterium.
CGGGACCTGGAAGAACACAAAGTGACACTGGTATCGAGGGTTGATCACCAGAAAACGCAGGTGCCCATCGAGAACCTGGAAGAGACCGTGGAGCGCACCCTGGCCTCCATCCAGCAGAAATTCCTGGAGAAGGCCCGCCATCACCTTATGAGCAACATTTTCCCCGTGGAATCCGTTGAACAGTTCATGGCCATCAAGGACAGCCAGAGAGGGTTTTACAAGGCGGCCTGGTGCGGCCGCGAGGAGTGCTCCACAAAGATCGCCGAGGCCACAAAGACCACGCCGCGGTGTATCTCGCTTGAGGAAAAAACCGAAGGTCCCTGCCTTCAGTGCTCGCAGAAAGGCTCTCACGTAATCTATTTTGCCCGTGCATACTAGGAGGGAACAATATGAAAGTGATCAGTATTCCGCCTGAAAGCGCCCTCTTTCTGAACCGGCTCACCGCCGTGAAGGGAGGGGAGGAGCTCGACCTCATCGAGGAGATAAAGCACTACCGGGTCTTTCACCAGTTCACCCTGCAGTGGCTCCAGGGGAAATCAGCCCTCACCGATGAGGAGCAGACGAGGCTCTCCAATGCCCTTTACCTTCTCCAGAGAAGAGAGGAGCTCCTCAACGAGATAGAGACCAGGGGCCTGGACGACGGCCTCTATGACGAGCTCAGGAAAATAGAGTTCGAAATAGCCGATACCTTCACTGCTCTCACCCAGGAACGGGAGAAATCACCCATTTCCCCCATCCCTGCCGTCAATGAGCTGCTCATGAGCACCTGGGCTTCCATCCACAGGGAAGCCCCCCTGGAGCGTGTAAAAGAAGCGCTTGACGTGGCAAATGGGTACCTCCGGAACCTGGAAGGTGATTACAATGCCATTGCCCATACCTTCAAAGAAGAGGTGAAGCATGAATTCGCCCTTGGCTTTGAAGTCACAAAAACCGCCCTCGCCGACATTGGGAGCGCCCTTCTCTCAGGTGACAGGGCGGCCCTGGAAGGCCCTTCAGGAAGGCTGAAGGAGGGGAGCGGCCTTTTGAATTATTACCTCGAATGGCAACAGTCGCAGGAAGAGAAGCTCCTGACCCAGTTTAACAGGTTCAACATCCCCTTCATAGGTCCCGACCTGCAGATACTCCTCGAGGAGATGAGAGAGGGGAACTACTCGGAGGAGAAGCTCCTTCTGATAAAGGAATTCTCACTCCCGAAGCTTCTTCAGTTCTGGGAGGCCACCAACGAAAGGCTTTTTATCAAGCCGTCACAGAAACTGGAGCTGCTGGAGAAAATGGATGAGGCGCTTCAGGCGCTCCAGGCAGCCTTTGAGAGCTTGAAGGAGAACACCGGGGCCTCGATTGACCACTATGAGGAATGCCTTCAGAAGCTTTCGTCCCTCTTTACCGCTATTGACCACGAAACCCTTCACTGGAACAGCCTCATCGGTACAGGAGGGGAACTCCTGGGAGAGGCCATAAAAAATGTCTACTACGGCACCCTTCCGGACTTTGCCCTCGAGGAGGTCATAGGCTATTTCAAGTATACTCCCCAGGTGAGCTACCTGGAAGAGGGCATCGCACAGCTTGAGGCCTATTTCCAGGATCACAACAGGGAGCGGCTTCTTCACGGCCTTGAGCACATCCTCGCGGTGCTGCCCGGAAAAGAAGAGGAGGCAGACTCGCAGGTCTCCACGATCCCATGCGCATACTGCGGCACTGCCAATGAGCCGGCCAGGGCGTTCTGCTCCAAATGCAACGCGCGCCTTATGTTTAAGGAAGCGATAATTCTTGACCAGGACCAGGAAAAGGAGGGAGTTGAAGAGAAGCCGGTCAACCTTATGGAACTGCCCCTGCCTGCAACAGCGGAGCCTCTCATCAGGCTGGTGAACACCATCGAAAAAGGCACGGTCAATGACGAGGATGCCAAGTCGTACCTTTACTCCTTCAGGAACCTCGTGGAGAATGCCAAGAAAGAGATTGCCGCCGACAAATCGCTTCCCCCGGAAGGCAAGGAAAAAATGAAAGCGCTCATGGAGGTCTTTTCTGAGGCTGCCGCTGAAGCGATACAGTACCTCTCAAGCCATGACAGCGCAGTTATTCACAGGGCCCTCAGGAAAATCTCAGAGGCATCGGTGAATGCCCGGAGACTGGGCGAGCCTCAGGAAGCCCGGGAGGAGTGATTACTGCTTTTTTCCGGCCTCGTAGCCCATCTGGAAGGCCTTCAGGTTAAGGTCAAGCCACCGGGGAGCGATTCTCTTCCTGAGCGCTGCCTCTACGGCCTCCCTGGCAAGAACGAAATTCTCAAGGGCCACCATGGCCCCGAGCATAACTATATTTCCCGCCACGGTGCTCCCCGCGCTCCTTGCAATCTCAAGGGCCGGGACGGCGATTACCTTCAACCCCCCGTTTCTCATGTTCTCTATGAGCTTCTCGACCTTGGGATAGGCGCCCTGCCCCAGAGAGACCCCCGGCGGCACAAGGGGATCCGTATTGGTTACTATCCCCGTGCGGGGCGAGGCTTTCTCCAGGGTCCTGTAGGTCTCGACAGGCTCAAAGCCGAGAATGACATCGGCCTCGCCCTTTGCCACAAGGGGACTTTCAAAATCCCCTATCTTCATCTCCGTGGTCACTACGCCGCCGCGCTGGGCCATGCCATGGACCTCACTCATGACCGCCTTGAGGCCCTCCTCTATTGCTGCCGTCCCCAGTATATCAGAGACGGTAAGTATTCCCTGGCCGCCAACGCCTACTATTACAAGCTGTAAATTTCTACTCATTGCTCCTCACCTCGATTGATTTAGTGGGACACACCTGGGCACAGACGCCGCAGCCGTCACAGAGCGCCCTGTTTATGAAAACATTTCTCTCCTCACTGGAAAAGGCAGGGCAGGCGAACTGCGTTACGCAGACAAGGCAGTGAGAGCATGTCTCCTGGTTCACCTCAAAGGTCTTCCATTCGCCCTTCTTCCTGCGCTCCCTGTCGGCAACAAGAGCGCACTCCCTCCGGGAGACAATGACGGAAAGGCCTTCATGGCCAAGCGCTTCCTGGAATGTCTCAACAGTTGCATTGAGATCATAAGGATCAACAACTTTTACGAATTCAACGCCTATTGCCTTGACAAGCTTCTCGATGTCAACGGCGGGAGCCTTCATGCCATTGACTTCGCAGGCGATTCCGGGATGAGGCTGGTGGCCTGTCATCGCCGTGGTCCTGTTGTCAAGAATCACCAGCAGAAAGCTGTGGGCATTGTGATAGGCACTGATAAGCCCTGTCACACCGGAGTGAAAGAAGGTGCTGTCCCCTATAAAGGAGACCACCTTCTTTCCCGTAGCCCTCGAGATCCCGCAGGCAGTCCCCACGCTTGATCCCATGCAGAGAAGGTAATCAGCCATTGACTGGGGCGCCATGATACCGAGGGTGTAGCACCCGATATCAGTGGGAAAAATGGCATCCTTAATCTTGGCCTTTCTTAATGCCACTTTGACGGCATGGTAGGTAGCCCTGTGGGAGCAGCCGGGACAGAGCACGGGGGGACGCGGGGGAAGCGTCAGGGCCTCCACTTCAACACACTCTACTGTATATGGCACACCACGCCATTCACAGAGGGCCTTCTTCAGAATGTCAGGGCTGTATTCATACATCACCGAAAAAAGACCGTCTCGCTTGCCCCGTATCCTTGCGGTGATGCCTTCCCTCTGGGAGAGCACTCTTACGGCATTTTCCAGGTAGGGGTCAAGCTCTTCCACGATAAGCACATCCTCGCAGCTCCTGAGAAAATCAGAAATCTTTTTTTCAGGAAGGGGGGCCGTCATTCCCAGCTTGAGGACCCGCACATCCATTTTCATCGCCCTCGCCGCGTCCATGACATAATTATAGGCGCACCCGGAGGTGATAATTCCATAGGGCGACTTATCCCCCACCTGCTCGACAAAGTTGTACGGCGACTGTTCAGACATTTCTCTTGCTTTTACAAGTTTCTGCTGCAGCTCGCGGTGCATGGTCCTTGCAAAAGCGGGAACGGGAACCCATCGTGAGGGATTTTTTTCGAAATCACCCTGCCTTCTCCCCCCCGTAATCTCTCCAAAGGTCACTACAGAGCGGATATGGGCAACCCGCGTAGTAGTCCTCACGAGAAAGGGAAGCTCCAGCGCCTCCGACAGCTCAAACCCTTTCTTCATCATCTCATAGGCCTCGACGGGATCGGAAGGCTCAAGCATCGGTGCCCTTGATATCTCAGAAAAATAGCGGGTATCCTGCTCATTCTGAGAGGAGTGCATCGAGGGATCATCAGCGACAATCACCAGAAACCCCCCTCTTGTCCCGGTGTACACCGCTGTCATGAAGGGATCGGAAGCCACGTTCAATCCCACATGCTTCATGAACACCATGCTTCTCAGGCTGCAGGCGGCAGCTGAGGCTGCGACTTCCATCGCCACCTTTTCATTAATGGAGAACTCAAACGAGACCCCCGCCGGGCCTGCAATTTCCGAGAGCACATCTCCGATTTCCGATGAGGGAGTGCCTGGGTACGTGGCAGCGAAATTGAGGCCTCCTTCAAGGGCGCCTCTTACCAGTGCCTCATTCCCAAGCACAAAGTACTTATCACCGGCTTTCCCTTCCAGTATATCTCGTGGTTTCACAACTACCTCCTTGGCCGGGCTCTGTACTTTGATATTCTTTTACGATTCCTGCAGGGATAGCGTCTCCAGAGCCGCGATCTTATATGGTGTATAGAGTTTCTTTCTTGAGAGGAAAAAACCTTTTGGTCAATAAAGAGGAATATAGGGGTATGTGAAGAATCTTCTATGCCTAATCAACATAAGGAGCGTTCAGAATATGAACCCACGCACAATTCTCTCGATACTTATTATCGCCCTCCTTGTCATCCCGATGGCCGGGTGCGGCAAGAAGGTGGTGAATCTGGAATACCGCCTCCCCAAGGATGATTTGTCAAAGTACAAGATCTCCACGAGCTCCACGATAAACACCACGGCTTCAGACGGTAAAAACTCCACCATGAAGACCACCACTGATGCGGAAATCTCCCAGAAGGTCAAGGACGTCAGCAAAACAGGCGATCTCGTCCTCGATGTCACTTACAACAACGTGAAGATCACCCTTGAGAGGGACGGGAAAACCCAGACCATGCCCACAGGCGCCCTCGATGGAAAAACAGTCAACATGAAAATGTCCAAAAAGGGCAAGCTCCTTGAAGTCGAAGGAGAGGAAATTGACTCCGGAGGAGGCATGAAACAGCTCTCCCAGATGAACGCCGTATTTCCCGATAAACCGGTGAAAATTGGTGACACCTGGGAGAACACCGACACCTCCGACATTCCCCTGGGGGCCCCGGAGCTTAAAATGGTCCAGAAGGTGACAAGCAAATATACCTTCCAGTCCATTGAAAAGATGAACAACATTGAATGTGCGAAGGTGACAGTGGCAGCCACGCTCAACCAGGAAGTGCAGAAGGGGAAAGACGTGGACAAGCTTCCCGTGAAAATTGACGGCAAGGGCGAGGGCAAAGTGGATGGCACATTCTATTTCGGCATCACCAAGGGGAAAGTGGTCAAGGCTGAGATGATCATGGACATGGACAATACCATGAACATCCAGCAGAAAGCTAAAAAGGCTTCCACAAGCACAAAAGTGAAGATGAACATGTCAATGGAGCTCATTAACGCCAACTAAACCTCGGGATTCATATCAGGTAAGCAAAGCAGCCTGCAGGAAATCACTCCTCCAGGCTGCTTTATTTTTGCCTTCATGCCGCACCGCATGCGGAAAAAATTACACGCACCCATGGAAGGTGCGTGTAAAATAATCCCAAAATGCGGCGATGCAATTTAACGCTTGGTCCACTGAAAGCCCTTGCGCGCGCGCTTGCGGCCGTATTTCTTTCTTTCCTTCTCTCTGGGATCCCTGGTGAGGAGACCATCTTTCTTGAGAGGGGAGCGAAGGGTTTCATCAAATATGACAAGCGCCCGGGAAATGCCATGGCGGATCGCGCCAGCCTGGCCTGCGATGCCGCCTCCCACCGATTTGGCGATGACATCAAACTTGTCCTGAAGCTTGACCAGCTCAAGAGGCTTGCGCACCTGGAGCTCCATGATCTTTCTTCCAAAATACTGCTCGATAGGCCGGCTGTTGATGCTGATATTTCCTTTACCAGGCATGAGCCATACCCTTGCAATGGCAGTCTTCCTTCTTCCCGTCGCGTAGTAGCTCGTAGTCTTTTGTGAAGTTTTTGCCCTGGCCATCATGATCCTCCAAATTATATCTCCAGTTTTTCTGGTTTCTGAGCGCTATGCGGATGTTCTACACCGCTATATACCTTGAGCTTCTTAAGACGCGGCGCCCGCATCTTGTTATTGGGCAGCATTCCTTTCACTGCCTCGAGAATCAGCCTCTCGGGATGCTTCTTATGCACTTCCAGAGCCGTCCGCTGCCTTAATCCCCCGGGATAACTGCTGTGACGGTAATAAATCTTGTCACTCCATTTCTTGCCCGTGAGCTTCACCTTGTCAGCATTGACCACTACCACGAAATCGCCTATATCCATATAGTGCACGTACTCTGGTTTATGCTTTCCTATGAGGATTTTGGCTATTCCCGTTGCCAGTCTCCCCAGTACCTTGTTCTCTGCATCGACAATAAACCACTTTTTCTCTATATCCTTGATGCTTACAAAAGGAGTATCCAACGAAAACCCTCCCATGACTCATTTTTTTAATAACAGCTTTTACATTCTAATATAAAAAACCGAATATGTCAAGAGATTTTCTCTATCCTTCTTATCCATCACGTGATCCCATGAAAATTTCAGGGATCCTGCGCCGCATTCTTGGCGCAGGAGAAGAGCTTGACGCCGTCAAGAAGGAGCTTCTTCACGGTCTCTTCATTATTTTTTTCAAGAGCGGCTTCAAGGTCACTCAGCATCTTTTCCATGGCATCCCTGTCAAGAGCACAGCTGTGGACCTTGAGAATTTTCTCAACGCCTGTGGGACTGATGGTCTCGCCGACATTGACAAGCTCCTCCTCGAGCTTCTCACCGGGCCTTGAGCCCTGTATCTCGATCCTGATGTCCCTGCCGACCTCATATCCCGAGAGGCGGATCAGGTTCTTTGCGAGATCAAGGATTTTAATAGGTTTTCCCATGTCGAGCATGTAAATCTCACCTCTCTCCCCGATGGCACCTGCCTGAATCACCAGCTGCACCGCCTCAGGAATGGTCATGAAATAACGGGTCATGTCGGCATGAGTCACCGTCACGGGGCCGCCGCTTTTTATCTGGTGCTTGAACGTGGGGATAACGCTCCCCCGTGAGCCAAGGACATTTCCGAAACGGACTGCAATAAATTTGGTCGATGAGTGGGCAGCCCCCGTGGCGACCAGAATCTCGGCAATCCGCTTTGAGGCCCCCATGACGCTTACCGGATTCACTGCCTTGTCAGTGGAGAGGAAGATAAAGCGTTCAACTCCATATTTGCCTGCTGCCTCAACAAGATTCCTTGTGCCCTTGACATTATTCTTTATAGCCTCGCGGCTGTTGTGCTCCATGAGCGGTACATGCTTATGGGCGGCAGCATGAAATACCACCTGAGGCCTGACATTCTCAAAGAGCCAGTTCAGCATCGACCGGTCCTTGATATCTCCGATTACGGTTCTGAGAGGAATCGCGGTATGTGACGAGAGCTCCAGCCATATCTCATGAATGCTGTTTTCGCCATGGCCGAGCAGCACGAGCTCACGGGGCTCAAGCCGGAGCACCTGGCGGCAGATCTCGCTCCCGATGGAGCCTCCGGCGCCCGTCACCAGGACAGTATTGTTCTTGATATAGCTGGAAAGCCTTTCAAGATCGAGAGTCACCGGAGCACGCTCCAGCAGATCCTCGATCTGCACTTCACGTATCTGGTTTACCGCGATTTTTCCATCAAGTATCTCTGATATGCTCGGGATGATCTTGAGGGCCACCTTGAGCTTTTCGCAGCGCGACACAAGCTCCCTCACGTAGCTGGGAGAAGAAAGGGCAATGATGAGCTCATCAATGCTTTTGTTCTCAATGACCTTCGCGATGGTTTCCTTGGTGCCGAGCACGGGGACCCCATGTATCATCACATGAGCCCGGGTGAGGTCATCATCAATAAAGCCGACGGGAATATACCCCGCTCCCTTCTGGCGCTGCATTTCTCTTAAGGCCAGCTCTCCTATATCATTGGCACCGACGATCAGGACCCTCTTCTGCTGAACGCTTTTGTGAGGGCGTGCCCTCTCGCTCACAAGCCTGAGAACGAAGCGGATTCCTCCAAGGAAAAATATGTTTGCGAACCAGGCAATGGCGACAATGCCGCGGGGGAAAACCGATCCTGAGGTGACGAAGCTGAAGATAAGATAGGGTGCAAGAGCTGTGGACACGGCATACACGATGGTGATAAGCTCATAAAGCCCGGCATAACGCCATACCTTTTCATAAAGGCCAAAGAGGTAAAAGACCACCACGCAGACAGGAGCTATAGTGAAAAAATAGAGGCAGGGCGTGATGAACCGAGCAGGAATCTCTCCTTCAAAGCGGATGAGGATAGAGAGGCCTATGGCACAGGCTGAAAGAATGAGATCGACGCCCATAAAGAGAAACTTGCCGCTTATTTTCACTTTTGAGTGCCCCCGCCTGTCCTTGATTGTCCATGCATTTTAGACCGCATAAAGCCCGCTGCAACGGGAACATATGGGGAGCCTGCCTTGACGGATCAGCTCAGTCCTGAAATGCCTCATGGATTCATTGTTCCATACAGAGGCAATTGTATCCTCATTGATATGGCCGATGATAATATCAGGATAATCATTGCAGGTAACAATTTCACCGTTTTCGAGGACATTTGCGGCATACCAGGGGATATGGCAGCGCTCAATTCCTGATGTATAGTCATAATCCTTGTAATAATCGGAAATCTGCCAGGGTTTAAGAGCCGGGAAGAAAGAGTAAGGGATCCGGTGAGGTTTTTTCCGAATCCTCATGATGTCCCTTAAGAGGGCCGAAGGCTCGAGGCCCTCTCTGTCAAGCAGATAACGCTCCCAGGAAAGAGAGGGACTGTTAAAGGTATCCATAAGGAAATTATTGTATCCATGGCCTTTCTGCTCATCAACAGTGAAGGGATGGCAGAATATGAAGCGTTCAATGCCCAGATCCTCGGCAAGGTCCAGGATGTCAGAGAGAAAATGATAATTCTCCTTGGTGATCATCAAGGTGCCGGTAATCAGGGGATTTCGGCTCTTTTTTTCCTTCCTCACCCTGAGGAGGGCCCGCATGCCGCTTTCCATTTCCTCATAAGCATTGGACCGTGGATTCAAGTTCTTATAGACCTGCTGTGTACCGTCAAGCGAGATCACAAGCTCAGCGATTTGATTTTCCACGAGAGAAGGCGCCAGATTCTCCAGATTATGGCCCCTGGTGGCAAGCACGCAATAGATCTTCCTCTCCCCAATTGTCTCCAGTACTGAGGCTATATAAGGGTGGGAAAGAGGCTCGCTCCCCCAGAGATAGATGTTTGAGCGCATCTGGGAGACCTCCTCGAGAAGCTTGGCGAAAAGGGAGGAAGAGAGGTAGTTATCGCTTTCCCTGCGCTGGCTGGACTTTAACGGGGAGCATCCGAAGGATCCGAACTGCCCATATATGAGGGTTTCCGAGTTTTCGGGGGGGGTCATCCTCACATTGACCACTTTTGGGAGACCTGGGCACTGAGCCTGTGAGATCCAATAGTGCCACCTCGCCCCCCCCTTTTTCTGAAAGAAACCTTTCATTGATTCCCAGAGGAACTCAGGATGGTGAGCAAAAAGCTGAAGCTGCCTCAGTGGCATTCTTTCTACCCCTTGTGCATGTAAGGTACCTTATCCTTCTGCAGGCAGGGGGCAATATCCTATGAGGTACCGCTTAATTATTTTGGCGGTGCCTTCTGCCTGAGCTCCGGATCAAGCTTCAGGGCTTTGTCGATGTACTCCCCTGCCTTTTTATTCTGTCCCATCTTTTCAAAAGCATATCCCAGAAACAGGTAGGTAAGCGGGAAAGAGGGATCCTTCTCAGATGCAAGGGTCAGGTTGCCTATAGCCTGCAGATTGTCGCCAAGCTGGTAGAAGCCGTAGCCGGCGGCAAAAAGTGCCGATGCATTCTCCTTGTTCAGCTTCAGGGATGTCTCAAGGAGGGCTATGGCCTCCCGGTATTCCTTTTTCTTCAGGTATATATTCGCCAGGCCCAGGTAAGTGTCTGAGAGCTGGAGCTTTGTGGGGTCGCGTCTGAAAAACCAGAAGCGCTCGAGGGTATCGGGGGGAAATCTCTTTATGGCATCACGATAGATTCTTTCAGCTTCATCAAAATTCTTCCGGCTGATGGCACAGGCAGCGCTGTCATTATAGAAGCTCGGGTAGTTAACGGGATCGAGCCTGAGGGCTTTTAAGAAGCAGGCATAGGCCTCATCATAACGGCCTTGCTCCCAGTACACTTTCCCCAGGAAATGATGGAGCACCGCCCTTGCAGGATCAAGCGCCACTGCCCGCTTGAGATGCATTTCCGCCATTCTGAAATATTCCGGAGAGGTCTGGTGCGCCATAGCCTGGGTGAAATAGTGATTTGCCAGGTTCCTCTGCAACTCACTGTCATAGGGGTCAATGGAAGCGGCAAGACGGTAGCATTCAAAAGCCTCCTTCGTCCTGTTCATGGTACGGAGCGTATCGCCAGTCTCGGTATAACGGCGGGCAAAGTACGGCATGACAAGAACAATTGAGCAGATCATGAAAAGAATACAGAAGCCGAACTGGACTGCCATGTGGCGGCTCAGCCCCTTGATGAAAAAATCTCCGTCTCTCTCTCCCTGAAAAGCGGCATGGTGCTCTTCTGCTTTGGAACCTCTTACGACACGCCCCATGCTTGAGGCAAAAAGGGCGACCCACACTGCGGGAATGGCAGGGAAAAACCAGTCAACATCGACAAAATGGTGCAGGAAGCTCCCCAATGCTCCAATACCGATCCCCACATAGGAATAATAAAGAAATGCCCTCTCCTTTATCTCGGCCAGAAGTCTGAGATATCTGCTGAAAAGCGCCCACAAGAGCCAGAGAAAAGAAAGAAAGACTATCCAGCCCATCTCTGAGAGAAACTGAAAATAGAGATTATGGGGGTACTTGGAAAAATGGCGTATGTCGTCTTCATAGAGGGGATAGAATCTCCCGTAGGTCTTGAGTCCTGTTCCCAAGAGAGGGTATTTAAGAGAGATCTTTACCGCTGCTTTCCAGAACTGAAGGCGGGCTTCCCGTGACATGTCTCCTTCCGAGACAAGCTCCACAGCCCGCTGCTTCAGTCTCTCCTGCACGGCAACCTGGTTTTTGCCGGGAGCCTTTTCATGAGGAAGAAAATAAGGAATAAAGAACATAAGCAGAGCAAGCGCCGCTGCCCTTAGAGCCACCCTCCTCCTGCTCTGGAACTGCACCTTGCCTAAAAGCGCAAGCAGTACCAGGAATGCCATGCTGACGGCAAGGCTCAGGAGCACTCCCCTTGAGAAGGTGAGTATGATACAGATCCCGAAGGTGAGGCTGCAAAGGCCGTATAGCATGCTCCTCGACATATCAGAAGCGCTCACAAAAAGCGAAAAGGCCAGCGGAAAAAAGAGGAGAAGGAAACCGCCGAAGACATCAATCTGATAAAAGGTGGAATAGAGGCCTCCCATCTCCTTCTGGAGGCCGTATTTAAAAAAGAGGCCTATGCAGCAGACTGCAAAAGCGACCATCATGAGAAAGTGAATAAAAAAATGATAGTACTGCTCAAGGCTCCAGAGATCATAGATGATGACAAAAAGAAGGACATAACAGAGGAGATTCGCCCATTCCAGGATGCTGTCATGGACATAGGAGGAACAGAACGAGGAAATCAGGGAAATGACCATAAAGAGAGCAAGGGGGAGTCTCAGCTCCCTGAAAGGCGGAAGGACCCTGAAGGGGATCAGAAGCCAGAATGAGGCGAAAGCGAGGGTAAAGAACCTGAAGAGGGATTCGGGCCTGGGATGATGACCGCCAAAATCCAGGCAGAGATAGAAAAGAAGCAGGCAAATCCCGATCCTTGGAATCCAGGGAATGGATTTTTCAAAAAAACGCCCGGAGAGCGACAGTACCATCACCTCAAAAAAGAAAATGCGTCAGATGCTTGGAATCGGGCTTTTTTTACTTATTCACGTCAGTCTTCTGCCGGTACATGAGCAAACAGTTCTTCAAGAGTCTCTTTCCCTTTTTCCATGCTGTAGCGCATAGCCCCAAAATTGGCCCCTGCCTTGGCGATAGTGATAAGAATATGTGATGGGCCTGCCGTCCTCACCACCATGAGACCCTGTTCAAACTCAAGGACCCAGTAAATAAAAGCCTTGCCTTTTTCGTCCTGGCGGAACTCGCCTACGGCATCTATGCCGCTTTTCACTATTTGTGCTATCTCATCAACTTCAATCGCCTCATTGTTGATGCTGTCTATTACAAAGCCCTCTCTTGAGAGGGTTATCACCGCAGAGACTCCCTTGGTCTTGATAAGGCTCTGGAGCACAGAATTGACTGAATCCTTGATTTCCTCATAGTATTTCCTCCGGGCCTCGGAGACTCCTCCAGCCTGTGCCCGGAGAGCTTCTTCAAGTTCTTTCTCGTGCTCTAATCTCTCGCGTTCTTCTCTCTCGCGTTCTTCTCTCTCGCGTTCTTCTCTCTCGCGCTCTTCTCTCTCGCGCTCTTCTCTCTCGCGTTCTTCTCTCTCGCGTTCTTCTCTCTCGCGCTCTTCTCTCTCGCGCTCTTCTCTCTCGTGCTCTTCTCTTTCGTGCTCTTCTCTCTCGTGCTCTTCTCTCTCGTGCTCTTCTCTCTCGTGCTCTTCTCTTTCGCGCTCCGCCTCCATTTCGCGCTCATGCTTCTG
It includes:
- the iorA gene encoding indolepyruvate ferredoxin oxidoreductase subunit alpha; translation: MKPRDILEGKAGDKYFVLGNEALVRGALEGGLNFAATYPGTPSSEIGDVLSEIAGPAGVSFEFSINEKVAMEVAASAAACSLRSMVFMKHVGLNVASDPFMTAVYTGTRGGFLVIVADDPSMHSSQNEQDTRYFSEISRAPMLEPSDPVEAYEMMKKGFELSEALELPFLVRTTTRVAHIRSVVTFGEITGGRRQGDFEKNPSRWVPVPAFARTMHRELQQKLVKAREMSEQSPYNFVEQVGDKSPYGIITSGCAYNYVMDAARAMKMDVRVLKLGMTAPLPEKKISDFLRSCEDVLIVEELDPYLENAVRVLSQREGITARIRGKRDGLFSVMYEYSPDILKKALCEWRGVPYTVECVEVEALTLPPRPPVLCPGCSHRATYHAVKVALRKAKIKDAIFPTDIGCYTLGIMAPQSMADYLLCMGSSVGTACGISRATGKKVVSFIGDSTFFHSGVTGLISAYHNAHSFLLVILDNRTTAMTGHQPHPGIACEVNGMKAPAVDIEKLVKAIGVEFVKVVDPYDLNATVETFQEALGHEGLSVIVSRRECALVADRERRKKGEWKTFEVNQETCSHCLVCVTQFACPAFSSEERNVFINRALCDGCGVCAQVCPTKSIEVRSNE
- a CDS encoding SPASM domain-containing protein, which encodes MTPPENSETLIYGQFGSFGCSPLKSSQRRESDNYLSSSLFAKLLEEVSQMRSNIYLWGSEPLSHPYIASVLETIGERKIYCVLATRGHNLENLAPSLVENQIAELVISLDGTQQVYKNLNPRSNAYEEMESGMRALLRVRKEKKSRNPLITGTLMITKENYHFLSDILDLAEDLGIERFIFCHPFTVDEQKGHGYNNFLMDTFNSPSLSWERYLLDREGLEPSALLRDIMRIRKKPHRIPYSFFPALKPWQISDYYKDYDYTSGIERCHIPWYAANVLENGEIVTCNDYPDIIIGHINEDTIASVWNNESMRHFRTELIRQGRLPICSRCSGLYAV
- a CDS encoding indolepyruvate oxidoreductase subunit beta, whose amino-acid sequence is MSRNLQLVIVGVGGQGILTVSDILGTAAIEEGLKAVMSEVHGMAQRGGVVTTEMKIGDFESPLVAKGEADVILGFEPVETYRTLEKASPRTGIVTNTDPLVPPGVSLGQGAYPKVEKLIENMRNGGLKVIAVPALEIARSAGSTVAGNIVMLGAMVALENFVLAREAVEAALRKRIAPRWLDLNLKAFQMGYEAGKKQ
- the rpsI gene encoding 30S ribosomal protein S9, whose amino-acid sequence is MMARAKTSQKTTSYYATGRRKTAIARVWLMPGKGNISINSRPIEQYFGRKIMELQVRKPLELVKLQDKFDVIAKSVGGGIAGQAGAIRHGISRALVIFDETLRSPLKKDGLLTRDPREKERKKYGRKRARKGFQWTKR
- a CDS encoding DUF6263 family protein: MNPRTILSILIIALLVIPMAGCGKKVVNLEYRLPKDDLSKYKISTSSTINTTASDGKNSTMKTTTDAEISQKVKDVSKTGDLVLDVTYNNVKITLERDGKTQTMPTGALDGKTVNMKMSKKGKLLEVEGEEIDSGGGMKQLSQMNAVFPDKPVKIGDTWENTDTSDIPLGAPELKMVQKVTSKYTFQSIEKMNNIECAKVTVAATLNQEVQKGKDVDKLPVKIDGKGEGKVDGTFYFGITKGKVVKAEMIMDMDNTMNIQQKAKKASTSTKVKMNMSMELINAN
- a CDS encoding nucleoside-diphosphate sugar epimerase/dehydratase translates to MKISGKFLFMGVDLILSACAIGLSILIRFEGEIPARFITPCLYFFTIAPVCVVVFYLFGLYEKVWRYAGLYELITIVYAVSTALAPYLIFSFVTSGSVFPRGIVAIAWFANIFFLGGIRFVLRLVSERARPHKSVQQKRVLIVGANDIGELALREMQRQKGAGYIPVGFIDDDLTRAHVMIHGVPVLGTKETIAKVIENKSIDELIIALSSPSYVRELVSRCEKLKVALKIIPSISEILDGKIAVNQIREVQIEDLLERAPVTLDLERLSSYIKNNTVLVTGAGGSIGSEICRQVLRLEPRELVLLGHGENSIHEIWLELSSHTAIPLRTVIGDIKDRSMLNWLFENVRPQVVFHAAAHKHVPLMEHNSREAIKNNVKGTRNLVEAAGKYGVERFIFLSTDKAVNPVSVMGASKRIAEILVATGAAHSSTKFIAVRFGNVLGSRGSVIPTFKHQIKSGGPVTVTHADMTRYFMTIPEAVQLVIQAGAIGERGEIYMLDMGKPIKILDLAKNLIRLSGYEVGRDIRIEIQGSRPGEKLEEELVNVGETISPTGVEKILKVHSCALDRDAMEKMLSDLEAALEKNNEETVKKLLLDGVKLFSCAKNAAQDP
- the rplM gene encoding 50S ribosomal protein L13, which produces MDTPFVSIKDIEKKWFIVDAENKVLGRLATGIAKILIGKHKPEYVHYMDIGDFVVVVNADKVKLTGKKWSDKIYYRHSSYPGGLRQRTALEVHKKHPERLILEAVKGMLPNNKMRAPRLKKLKVYSGVEHPHSAQKPEKLEI